One Burkholderia vietnamiensis LMG 10929 genomic window carries:
- the gsiB gene encoding glutathione ABC transporter substrate-binding protein GsiB → MNQPHPFPMFRPRASFVALAGAFALTAAVPAFAQQNVVVAVYSTFTTMDPYDANDTVSQAVVKSFYEGLFGFDKDMKLVNVLATGYEASPDAKTYTVKLRSGVKFHDGTDFNAAAVKANFDRVTDPANKLKRYGLFRVIEKTEVVDPLTVRFTLREPFSAFINTLAHPSAVMISPAALKKWGRDVSLHPVGTGPFEFVEWKQTDDMKVKKFAGYWKKGYPKIDSIDWKPVVDNNTRAALLKTGEADFAFTIPFEQAADLKNNPKVDLIERPSIIQRYISLNTQKKPFDNPKVREALNYAVNKEALAKVVFAGYATPQTGVAPVGVEYATKLGPWPYDPAKARALLKEAGYPNGFESTLWSAYNHSTAQKLIQFVQQQLAQVGVKVQVQALEAGERVAKVESAQDPATAPVRMYYSGWSASTGEANWALSPLLASTSAPPKLYNTAYYKNAAVDDDLSKALETTDNAKKATLYADAQKQVWADAPWIFLVQEKIVYARSKRLHGIYVMPDGSFNFDEISVK, encoded by the coding sequence ATGAACCAGCCGCATCCGTTTCCGATGTTTCGTCCGCGCGCATCCTTCGTCGCGCTCGCCGGCGCGTTCGCGCTGACGGCCGCCGTGCCGGCCTTCGCGCAGCAGAACGTGGTGGTCGCGGTGTACTCGACGTTCACGACGATGGACCCCTACGACGCGAACGACACCGTGTCGCAAGCGGTCGTCAAGTCGTTCTACGAAGGGCTGTTCGGTTTCGACAAGGACATGAAGCTCGTCAACGTGCTCGCGACCGGCTATGAGGCGAGCCCCGATGCGAAGACCTACACGGTCAAGCTGCGCTCGGGCGTGAAGTTTCACGACGGCACCGACTTCAACGCGGCCGCGGTCAAGGCGAACTTCGACCGCGTGACCGACCCGGCCAACAAGCTGAAGCGCTACGGGCTGTTCCGCGTGATCGAGAAGACCGAGGTGGTCGATCCGCTGACCGTGCGCTTCACGCTGCGCGAGCCGTTCTCCGCGTTCATCAACACGCTCGCGCACCCGTCGGCGGTGATGATCTCGCCGGCCGCGCTGAAGAAGTGGGGGCGCGACGTGTCGCTGCATCCGGTCGGCACCGGGCCGTTCGAGTTCGTCGAGTGGAAGCAGACCGACGACATGAAGGTGAAGAAGTTCGCCGGCTACTGGAAGAAGGGTTATCCGAAGATCGACTCGATCGACTGGAAGCCGGTGGTCGACAACAACACGCGCGCGGCGCTGCTCAAGACCGGCGAGGCCGACTTCGCGTTCACGATCCCGTTCGAGCAGGCCGCCGACCTGAAGAACAACCCGAAGGTCGACCTGATCGAGCGTCCGTCCATCATCCAGCGCTACATCTCGCTGAACACGCAGAAGAAGCCGTTCGACAATCCGAAGGTGCGCGAAGCGCTGAACTACGCGGTCAACAAGGAAGCGCTCGCGAAGGTCGTGTTCGCCGGCTATGCGACGCCGCAGACGGGCGTCGCGCCGGTCGGCGTCGAATACGCGACCAAGCTCGGGCCGTGGCCGTACGATCCGGCCAAGGCGCGCGCGCTGCTGAAGGAGGCCGGCTATCCGAACGGCTTCGAGTCGACGCTGTGGTCCGCGTACAACCACTCGACCGCGCAGAAGCTGATCCAGTTCGTCCAGCAGCAGTTGGCGCAGGTCGGCGTGAAGGTGCAGGTGCAGGCGCTCGAGGCCGGCGAGCGGGTCGCGAAGGTCGAGAGCGCGCAGGACCCGGCGACGGCGCCGGTGCGGATGTACTACAGCGGCTGGTCGGCGTCGACCGGCGAGGCGAACTGGGCGCTGTCGCCGCTGCTCGCGTCCACCTCCGCGCCGCCGAAGCTCTACAACACCGCGTACTACAAGAACGCGGCGGTCGACGACGATCTCTCGAAGGCGCTCGAGACGACCGACAACGCGAAGAAAGCCACGCTGTACGCCGACGCGCAGAAGCAGGTGTGGGCCGATGCGCCGTGGATCTTCCTCGTGCAGGAGAAGATCGTGTACGCGCGCAGCAAGCGGCTGCACGGCATCTACGTGATGCCGGACGGCTCGTTCAACTTCGACGAAATCTCGGTGAAATGA
- a CDS encoding dipeptide ABC transporter ATP-binding protein, whose protein sequence is MTSSRTPSALVLPEQRVVAVDGLSVTFRRENATFDAVRDVSFHVDRGETLAIVGESGSGKSVTSLALMRLVEHGGGEITSGRMVLRRRGGALVDLAAASAAAMRGIRGADIAMIFQEPMTSLNPVFTVGDQISEAIALHQSKGASEARAETLRLLDLVRIPEARRVFARYPHQLSGGMRQRVMIAMALSCRPALLIADEPTTALDVTIQAQILQLIRGLQDEMKMGVIFITHDMGVVAEVADRVLVMYRGEKVEEGASERIFATPAHRYTRALLAAVPRLGSMQGTDTPEKFPLLSVDGTRATVSAEDAAATANVANKTSAASTPNALNPVDAPQPATDLSAHASIDRAASPILRVRDLVTRFPVKSGVFGRVLQYVHAVERVSFDLHAGETLALVGESGCGKSTTGRSLLRLVESQSGSIEFDGRDISALKGHDLQALRRNIQFIFQDPFASLNPRLTVGFSIMEPLLVHRVSSGRDAQARVDWLLDKVGLPPDAARRYPHEFSGGQRQRIAIARALALNPKVVIADESVSALDVSVQAQIVNLMLDLQRELGVAYLFISHDMAVVERISHRVAVMYLGQIVEIGPRRAVFEAPQHPYTRKLMNAVPVADPARRHAPRQLAADEMPSPIRAIGDEPVVAPLVAVGPDHYVAAHRVGGAY, encoded by the coding sequence ATGACTTCGAGCCGAACCCCGTCCGCGCTGGTGCTGCCGGAGCAGCGCGTGGTCGCCGTCGACGGCCTGTCGGTGACGTTCCGCCGGGAGAACGCGACGTTCGACGCCGTGCGCGACGTGTCGTTTCACGTCGATCGCGGCGAGACGCTCGCGATCGTCGGTGAATCGGGCTCAGGCAAATCGGTCACGTCGCTCGCGCTGATGCGGCTCGTCGAGCACGGCGGCGGCGAGATCACGAGCGGCCGGATGGTGTTGCGGCGTCGCGGCGGCGCGCTCGTCGATCTGGCCGCGGCGAGCGCGGCGGCCATGCGCGGCATCCGCGGCGCGGACATCGCGATGATCTTCCAGGAGCCGATGACCTCGCTGAACCCGGTGTTTACCGTCGGCGACCAGATCAGCGAGGCGATTGCGCTGCACCAGTCGAAGGGCGCGTCGGAAGCGCGCGCGGAGACGCTGCGCCTGCTCGATCTCGTGCGGATTCCCGAGGCGCGCCGCGTGTTCGCGCGCTATCCGCACCAGTTGTCCGGCGGGATGCGCCAGCGCGTGATGATCGCGATGGCGCTGTCGTGCCGGCCCGCGCTGCTGATCGCCGACGAGCCGACCACCGCGCTCGACGTGACGATTCAGGCGCAGATCCTGCAATTGATCCGCGGGCTGCAGGACGAAATGAAGATGGGCGTGATCTTCATCACGCACGACATGGGCGTGGTCGCCGAAGTGGCCGATCGCGTGCTCGTGATGTATCGCGGCGAGAAGGTCGAGGAGGGCGCGTCGGAGCGCATTTTCGCGACGCCAGCGCATCGCTACACGCGTGCGCTGCTCGCGGCCGTGCCGCGGCTCGGCTCGATGCAGGGCACCGATACGCCGGAGAAATTCCCGTTGTTGAGCGTGGATGGGACGCGCGCGACCGTGTCGGCGGAGGATGCGGCCGCAACGGCCAATGTAGCCAACAAAACCAGCGCAGCCAGTACACCCAACGCACTGAACCCCGTCGACGCCCCCCAACCCGCCACCGACCTTAGCGCACACGCCTCGATCGATCGCGCCGCGTCGCCGATCCTGCGCGTGCGCGATCTCGTCACGCGGTTTCCGGTGAAGAGCGGCGTGTTCGGCCGCGTATTGCAGTACGTGCATGCGGTCGAGCGCGTGAGCTTCGATCTGCACGCGGGCGAGACGCTCGCGCTCGTCGGCGAATCGGGCTGCGGCAAGTCGACCACCGGCCGTTCGCTGTTGCGCCTCGTCGAATCGCAGAGCGGCTCGATCGAATTCGACGGCCGCGACATCAGCGCGCTGAAGGGCCATGACCTGCAGGCGCTGCGCCGGAACATCCAGTTCATCTTCCAGGACCCGTTCGCCTCGCTCAATCCGCGGCTCACGGTCGGCTTCTCGATCATGGAGCCGCTGCTGGTGCACCGCGTGTCGAGCGGCCGCGACGCGCAGGCGCGCGTCGACTGGCTGCTCGACAAGGTCGGCCTGCCGCCCGACGCCGCCCGTCGCTATCCGCACGAATTCTCGGGCGGCCAGCGTCAGCGGATCGCGATCGCACGCGCGCTCGCGCTGAACCCGAAGGTCGTGATCGCCGACGAATCGGTGTCCGCGCTCGACGTGTCGGTGCAGGCGCAGATCGTGAACCTGATGCTCGACCTGCAACGCGAACTCGGCGTCGCCTACCTGTTCATCTCGCACGACATGGCCGTCGTCGAGCGCATCAGCCATCGCGTCGCGGTGATGTACCTCGGCCAGATCGTCGAGATCGGCCCGCGCCGCGCGGTGTTCGAGGCGCCGCAACATCCGTACACCAGGAAGCTGATGAACGCGGTGCCGGTGGCCGATCCCGCGCGCCGGCATGCGCCGCGCCAGCTGGCCGCCGACGAGATGCCGAGCCCGATCCGCGCGATCGGCGACGAGCCCGTCGTCGCGCCGCTCGTCGCGGTCGGCCCCGATCATTACGTCGCGGCGCATCGCGTCGGCGGCGCGTATTAG
- a CDS encoding isoaspartyl peptidase/L-asparaginase family protein → MTSRAIVAIHGGAGTILRDAMDSDTERRYRAELDAILQAAQRVLASGGSALDAVTVAVRMLEDCPLFNAGRGAVYTAEGKHELDAAVMDGATLAAGAICCATRVRNPVLAARRVMEASEHVLFAGAGADAFAAAQGLELVEPGYFDTEARHAQWLRARAAAGAMLDHDAATFSFGAGQPPEPLDPDRKHGTVGAVACDVHGHVAAATSTGGITNKQPGRVGDSPIIGAGCYADDATCAVSATGTGEMFIRLATAHDVAAQIAYRGASLADAAHDVVMNKLPRLAGRGGIIAVDAHGNVAMPFNTEGMYRGYARVGAAPVVGIYRDDAA, encoded by the coding sequence ATGACTTCACGCGCGATCGTCGCGATTCACGGCGGCGCAGGCACGATCCTGCGCGACGCGATGGACAGCGATACCGAACGCCGTTACCGCGCCGAGCTCGACGCGATCCTGCAAGCCGCGCAACGCGTGCTCGCCAGCGGCGGCAGCGCGCTCGACGCGGTGACCGTCGCGGTGCGGATGCTCGAAGACTGCCCGTTGTTCAACGCGGGGCGCGGCGCCGTCTATACGGCCGAAGGCAAGCACGAACTCGACGCCGCCGTGATGGACGGCGCGACGCTCGCGGCCGGCGCGATCTGCTGCGCGACCCGCGTGCGCAATCCGGTGCTGGCCGCGCGGCGCGTGATGGAAGCGAGCGAGCACGTGCTGTTCGCCGGCGCGGGCGCCGATGCATTCGCGGCCGCGCAGGGGCTCGAACTCGTCGAACCCGGCTACTTCGACACCGAAGCGCGTCATGCGCAATGGCTGCGGGCGCGCGCGGCGGCCGGCGCGATGCTCGACCACGACGCGGCGACTTTCTCATTCGGCGCCGGCCAGCCGCCTGAACCGCTCGACCCCGACCGCAAGCACGGCACGGTCGGTGCGGTTGCGTGCGACGTGCACGGCCATGTCGCGGCGGCGACGTCGACGGGCGGCATCACGAACAAGCAGCCCGGCCGCGTCGGCGATTCGCCGATCATCGGCGCCGGCTGCTACGCGGACGATGCGACCTGCGCGGTGTCCGCGACCGGCACCGGCGAGATGTTCATCCGGCTCGCGACCGCACACGACGTGGCCGCGCAGATCGCGTATCGCGGCGCGTCGCTCGCCGATGCCGCGCACGACGTCGTGATGAACAAGCTGCCGCGCCTGGCCGGCCGCGGCGGGATCATCGCCGTCGATGCGCACGGCAACGTCGCGATGCCGTTCAACACGGAAGGCATGTATCGCGGCTACGCGCGTGTCGGCGCGGCGCCCGTGGTCGGCATCTACCGCGACGACGCGGCGTGA
- a CDS encoding MurR/RpiR family transcriptional regulator — protein MTPLVPPEANHDESAIAERIASAMPRMTPIHRRMGEYVLANPFRAATMRIDELAQAVNASIATANRFARALGFDGYPAMRAALVRGFEATLGPVERLRSAQEQEQGVRGAAWIDAVFDQAVANIENTRTQLDAADVEAAVEAIVGARRVLILGAGSSAFLAGLMEHGLSVCHDNVQSLALLGGPTHAARRLYTADSRDLVIALALPRYVKDTVELARRAAARGARVLGISDGPGSPLAPVASLNLYVKAERRFAATSEAAVLTMIEALIDAVALRTHRSAKSAAEMTEFLLPWLLQPQAAPSAPSPSSTDRNKT, from the coding sequence ATGACGCCACTCGTTCCGCCCGAAGCAAATCACGACGAGTCCGCGATCGCGGAGCGCATCGCGTCGGCCATGCCGAGGATGACGCCGATCCACCGCCGGATGGGCGAATACGTGCTCGCGAATCCGTTTCGCGCAGCGACGATGCGCATCGACGAACTCGCGCAAGCGGTGAACGCGTCCATCGCGACCGCGAACCGCTTCGCGAGAGCGCTCGGCTTCGACGGCTATCCGGCGATGCGCGCGGCGCTCGTGCGCGGCTTCGAGGCGACGCTCGGCCCGGTCGAGCGGCTGCGCTCCGCGCAGGAACAGGAGCAGGGCGTGCGCGGCGCGGCGTGGATCGACGCGGTGTTCGATCAGGCCGTCGCCAACATCGAGAACACGCGCACGCAACTGGATGCGGCCGACGTCGAGGCGGCGGTCGAGGCGATCGTCGGCGCGCGGCGCGTGCTGATTCTGGGCGCCGGCTCCAGCGCGTTCCTGGCCGGACTGATGGAGCACGGCCTGTCGGTGTGTCATGACAACGTGCAGTCGCTCGCGCTGCTCGGCGGCCCTACGCATGCGGCGCGGCGCCTGTACACGGCCGATTCGCGCGATCTCGTGATCGCGCTCGCGTTGCCGCGCTACGTGAAGGACACGGTCGAGCTCGCACGCCGCGCGGCCGCGCGTGGCGCACGCGTGCTCGGCATTTCCGACGGCCCTGGCTCGCCGTTGGCCCCGGTCGCCTCGCTGAATCTCTACGTGAAGGCCGAGCGGCGCTTCGCGGCCACCTCGGAAGCGGCCGTGTTGACGATGATCGAAGCGCTGATCGACGCGGTCGCGCTGCGCACGCATCGCTCGGCGAAGTCCGCGGCCGAGATGACCGAATTCCTGTTGCCGTGGCTGCTCCAGCCGCAAGCCGCGCCGTCGGCGCCGAGCCCATCTTCCACCGATCGGAACAAGACATGA